agggaaCTGCGCGGGCGTCGTGGCCGTCGCGGCGGTGTCGGCCGCGGTCACGCTCGCCACCGTGCGGCTCTACCACGGCCTCGAGTCGGACTTCAGGCGGAAgatccagctccagctccagcatAGACATAGTACGTGCAGCTCCATCGTAAATTAACCAACAACATGCATGCTAGCTCGAGATGATTGACATTTGTCTGTTTGATCTGACACGTACGGTGGATTTGATGGATTGATTGATTCAGGTGGCCAGCCGAGGTGCGTGAgaccggcgacggcggccaaGAAGAAGGTGCGGTTCGCGGAGTACGACGTGGTGCTGGAGCCGTGCTCCAACAACGAGGAGCACCGGAGTCTCCGGAGGCAGAGGCCCACGGCGGGCGCTGCTGGGGGTGGCCAGAGTCACCTGCATGCACACGCTCAGTTTTCGTTTTGATttgtctttttatttttctaccAAACCCCTATACCTTTGCTGTTTTGCTTAGGATCCAGACGCACCCCAAGAAGCGAAGCGCTGTAAATAATTTATCTTAGGCAATCCACCATCTGGTAGTGAAAAGCTGACAACAAATTACTACGGAGTATTTGCAGTTTTGAATCATAATTTTCCTTGACAAAGtatagtactactagtagaACCAAGAGCTCTGTTCCAATGCAGTCGTTAATAATTCATGGATAAGCATCACGCATGGAAGCCAATTTGATTGTGAAGCCTTCTTGCTTAACTAAAATTACGAGAGCAGTATACCACATCAATCAGCACaaaagcatatatatatatatatatatatcaccCAAGCGCCAAGGCTGCGTGGATACGCAGAGATCCATAAATAAGATTTCTCATGAGTAAACACGTCGAAGCAGCAATCTTTAACGTACTGCCTAGCTAGTAAATGCAGCATCCATGATGTCTTGAGATTACATGCTTGTTCAATTTAGCAAATCTACAGAGATGTTCTGCTGTGAACCCATAGTCTGAAAtattctccaaaaaaaaagagaagatagTCTGAAATATCTCCCAGATTTCCCCTCAAAACGAGATAAAGTACGTAAATCGCAAAACTGATCAAAAGGACTTCTCCAGGTTTTCCCCGAAATGAGACTTCAGTAAGCTACCACGACCACCTTCCTAATTGATTAGAGACCAGCATCTGTTAGTTCTGAGAAATCTGTAAACAAAAACATCAAACGTTAGGCACATATaggaatatgcacgtcaggaCAATGAGTCAGTGACATGGAAAAAcagcaaaacaaaattcagCAAACAAACACGCTACTGTTTGTTtataaaactaaaaaaaaaatcttaagaAAGATCAACCTTCAGTCTCAGTTAGTCATGACATTtcaggaaaaggaagaaaatgctCATCACGATGACAAGGCTAGATATCTTTCATGTTCTAAACAGCAGTCACCAGATGAATAAGGCTAGGCATCCTTTGTGCCAGACAGTGTGACGCACCAACCGATAATCTTTGGCTGCCTGTCAAGTTGCTTCCAGAAGAATATAATGGAAGAACATGTTCAGGTAGCACTCAATAACCATTCTGTGGAGTGGAATTATGTTACTAGTCTTCAGTCCCAGTAAAAGATACTAGTTGCATCAAAACACCAGCAAGAACACAACCAACAAGCTTGTATTAAGGACAGCAATATGTTGGAAAATACACAGGAAAACCAGCTGTTGAAAATAATTGTCGTAATTAGAAAAATATGCACAccattagttttttttttgagagatcaCATCATTAGTTTTTTCAATCCATAAACTGCATGGACTAAGTAAGACTTGGAATAATGTGAATGGATGGAATACAGTAATGGATCAATAAAGAAGAATCAGCTAAAACAGACTGAAGAGAGATTCATTAGCTGGTAAATTGGTACCTTCGTCTCTTCTACGGGATATCTGAGCGAACTAGAACATCTGCCAAACCCTTGTTTTTCTCAGCGTCCTTTTTGCCTGAAAAGGGTTAATCCGATCAATCTACAGTAATTTGAACAGCAGAAACAACACTACAACATAATTTTCAACAGTATGATTTCGCTGCATCACACATAAGTTAAAGTAGCAAAATAATGATAAGTAGAGAGGGTTCTCAAGAATTCAACAGTGTATCCACAGAGGATAGCACAACAATAAATAGAGGAAGATAGCAACTAAGTACTGTAGAGGAATTATTAAAAGGATATGACACATTTAAACCCTTAAGCTACCTTCTAAAACTAGATTACAGAGATGAGGACATATAATGTAGAACATACAATGTACCATCAGAGTAACCAACCTTACAAAATTTCTGTTCGAAAGCTAAATCACCTACATCACCATGAACATGTTTCAAGCAAGATTCTTTATCACCTTAACAACAGGTAGAAATGACAAGGGGTAGGAAGTTTCAAATCAAGGAAAGGTTTGAGATTGGCAACCCATGCATTACGCATCaaaaactgaaacaaaaattGAGAAGTATGCAATCTAGCAATTGGACGAGCAAGTCAGTACCTACAGAGGGGATCCGGCTCGATCCAAGCCACGGTGGAAGAACACATGGTATACACTTAAACATGGGGTTGCCTGTATGCGGATAAGGCCCAGTCACCTCCTTCATGTTCATGTCCAGGACGAGAACGAGTTGGTCAACCGTGAGGTACACGACATTTGCGTTGTGTGGGTCAATAAGGCCTATTTGTGGCGACTCCTTTAAGGGTAGCCATGGGAAGCCTCCATCCGCCCAGAGTTTGCTGAGCGCCACCCGGTGCTCCAGCGTCCAGCCAATGCCTTCGTTGTCGAGCACGAAGGAACTGAGTACGAATGGTTCCTTTCGAGAGACCTCGACATACCGCAGCCGCCCTTGGCTGACACCCACCTGCCGGAAGTTGTCGGGTCTCTGGCTCGACGGCACGCCCTCAAATTGCTGTACGCCATCAGGCAGCACGCTGCCCCTTGGCAGCTCGGTGAAGGAGAGCTCCGGCCGATCGCTGAACGGGTCGGCGGAGACCACGCCCCAGGTGACGTCGACGAACCACATGCGACCGCCGAATGCCAGCGTCTCCTGGTTTATCACCATCTCCCGCGCGGACGGGAGCTGGCACGGCGAGACCGCCACGTGCTCCCACTCATCTCGTTCGGAGAGGAACCGGAGCATGACGTTCAGGTTCCCTTCCTCCGGCACGGCGATGGCGAACCTGTCAGGCGGCCCGTGCCCGCGATCGGCCTGGGTGAGCAGGCCCATGTAGCGGCCGTACACCAGCTTCCTGTCGTATGCGATGTCCGGGAGGCGGGACAGCTGGTGCGTGAGAGGGTTGAGGACGAAGCGCGTGATGTCGAGGTAGCGGGTGAGGTCGAACTTTCCGATACGACGGCGGGGGTGGGTGAAGGAGAGCCGACCGGCGGCGCCCTCCTTGACGACGCGCAGGTTCGagtagaggaggaagaggaggccgtCGCCGCTGGAGGCGCAGACCTCGCCGATGACCGCCTGATCGAGGTCGCTGTAGGGGCCCGGGATGGGGGCGGTCTTGACGAGGTGCAGCGGGACGCGCAGATCGGAGGCGTGCGGCGGCCGGGCGAGGCGCACGTGCGCGCTCTGTGTTCCGGGGTCCGCCTCGACGATGCGGGTCATCATACCCCACGGGGGATGCGAGGCGACGGTGGCGAGGGAGCGGCGGAGGCCACCGGAGACGGCTGCGGAGAGGCGCAGGAGCGGCATCTCGCTGTCCTGACGCGGGTCGCTGGTTGTGCAGACTGCAGCCTGTGCCTCGGGGGATTTCCTTGTCTTGTTGCTCCGGTCGACTGGTGGTGGGGAAAGCAGGGCAGAGTTCTGGTCAGAGCATACCACAGCACCAGGAGGTGTATGGACGGAAAGAAAGCAGCGTGCAGTTGTTCCACAGCACATAGTGGGTACTTTACCGGGAGAGCTCACTCAGGCCCGCAAGTCAGTTAGACAGGTTGTGTGGTGGTGTATGGACCGAGTTCTGCGATATGGGGTGGTAGGATTTACGGCAAAAGCTGAGGAGACCGTCGTGAACGTTTGAACAGCTGTTTCCCATTGACCATGCCACTGACGTCACCATCTTTCCCGCCAAAATTCTCCTGGCTGGTGCTGGGCCTCCAAGAGAGCActaagaaaaatagaaaaagatcAAAGTCTAAAGTTTATGCAACAGATAAAAATGGATAGAAATCTTCTTACAAATGAAAGTACTTGGAATGTTTTCCAGTGCATAAATATGACAGGTAGCATTGTAGCAACAACCACCTGAGGTAATCCAAGGTATGCAATCTGTTCCGAATTCTCCATGTTTTGCAAAATTCCATCAGACAAACAACAGTAAAATTGATTTGTCTATTCAACATCATGAGAAAATTGGGAAAAGGACACGAGTACATCATAAGGCACCTAATTCAAACAACAATCACTGCTCAAATATGAAATAGAGATAGGCCCAACAgtaaaaataagaaaagaatagagaaaagagagagcaggTCCTTTGGGCCGAGtggaaaagagagaaagagaagcgAGTTGGGCTGAGTTTTGGCCCAAGCAGCctaggagaaaagaaaagtcttttcttttcacaCATTTCATGCGTAAACACTCCTCCAAAATTGGTTAACTATCCAATATTGCATCATTTAATATTATAAGAGGATCCAAAGAAAATACCAACAAATCAAAATACAAATAAGAACTCAAGTTTAAATTATTGTTCGGTGTTCAGTTACTTGAATTAGTAAAAGGATGTTTTGAAAGGTCCCAGAATCTGGGTTTTGAAATTCAATTGCTTGGATTGCTGGAAGGATCTTTAGAAAGGCGCAGATATTTCAATTACTCGATGGGCACCACGGAAGTACCTGGCTCAAATTTGTGGAATTGAGCCGGTTGAGTACAAGCAATGGTTCCTTGTATGTTTCAGTTGTTCTCTCCAATCTCTTGTACTTGTAGTGGAAGGTTTTGGTGATCTACTGTACAAATTTCATGCGTAAACACTCCTCCAAAATGATATCCGTGTAAATGCAGAGAATCCGGCACAAATTTTGGCACCAACACGGCCGTCCGGCTCCCACAAAACGTGCGGGCGCGCATGCCTTTCCGTTTCTGCCTTCCTGCCAATCCCAATAATGGAGAGAGAGGCCGGCCGCGATGGCCGCCCCGGCTGGTCCGGAAGGAAACCCAACCCATTTAAGCGCGGCCTTCGTCGTCCCTTCCCCCCCGGCGGGTGATACTACTACTCCATGCGGCCTCGCCTCCAACTCTAAGGCCACCCCCCCGCGCGCGACCACTCGGCGCCATGGCCACCCGCACCAGCAAGGCCCGCCACCGCGCCGAGGCCTCTGCTCCGGCCACGTcggtggccgtggcggcggccagggcccaggactctcctccggcccccgccgcggccgccgccgccgcgctgcgcCGTTCCGCGGCCTTCCCcccgcgccgcggccaccAGCAGCATCACAGCCAGCACTACCCCAACGCCTCGCCGCAGCACCCGCACCTGCACCTGCGCTGCGACAGCGAGCGGATCGGCAGCAGGCAGCCCCGGTGCGGCGAGGTGGCtggcggcacggcggcggggtgCGCCGCCgtgtgctgctgcttcccGTGCGTCATGGTGGAGGTGGTCGTGCTCGCCACGgtgcgcgcgcccgccgcgctcTGCCGCCGCGCGGTCAAGGCGCGGCGCCGGGCGGGCGGAAGGCGGACGGCGTCCGCGGGGCAGGCGGCGGACATGTACGAGCTGctggtggacggcggcggcctgggcctgggggccgaggccggcggcgacgcggcggtgGTCTGGCCGGCGGTGAAGCCGGTGGACGAGGCGGGGGACATGGAGAAGGAGGTGTGGGCCAGGTTCTACGAAGCGGGCTTCTGGAGGAGCCCGTCGCAGCTGGGCGACGAGATCAGATGATCATGACAGGCGCGCTCCTGCGGGTTTCTTCTTGATTCTTTCTTGCTCGATCGGGGTTCCttcgttttgttttgttttgtttttctttaccTGAAGGAACCCTGCATAGTAGAGGAGGAAAAAGGGAAGCTTGTGTGTCGTGTTTGATCGATACCGCATTCTTGTTCCACCTTTTCTCcgctcttttcttttcttcattttttccttttcgtgTGGGATTTACTACGGAGTATTCCTTTTAGAAGGGAAAAACAACAATTCTCTTCTACGTTGCCAATGTATGGAATGAATTGTATATATTGAGTGATGTGATATCGcggtaaagaaaagaaaatactcgATCCATACTTGCTTCAAA
This is a stretch of genomic DNA from Brachypodium distachyon strain Bd21 chromosome 1, Brachypodium_distachyon_v3.0, whole genome shotgun sequence. It encodes these proteins:
- the LOC106865803 gene encoding uncharacterized protein LOC106865803 — its product is MVINQETLAFGGRMWFVDVTWGVVSADPFSDRPELSFTELPRGSVLPDGVQQFEGVPSSQRPDNFRQVGVSQGRLRYVEVSRKEPFVLSSFVLDNEGIGWTLEHRVALSKLWADGGFPWLPLKESPQIGLIDPHNANVVYLTVDQLVLVLDMNMKEVTGPYPHTGNPMFKCIPCVLPPWLGSSRIPSVGKKDAEKNKGLADVLVRSDIP
- the LOC100823316 gene encoding uncharacterized protein LOC100823316 codes for the protein MATRTSKARHRAEASAPATSVAVAAARAQDSPPAPAAAAAAALRRSAAFPPRRGHQQHHSQHYPNASPQHPHLHLRCDSERIGSRQPRCGEVAGGTAAGCAAVCCCFPCVMVEVVVLATVRAPAALCRRAVKARRRAGGRRTASAGQAADMYELLVDGGGLGLGAEAGGDAAVVWPAVKPVDEAGDMEKEVWARFYEAGFWRSPSQLGDEIR
- the LOC112270059 gene encoding uncharacterized protein LOC112270059, which codes for MEAGAGGGNCAGVVAVAAVSAAVTLATVRLYHGLESDFRRKIQLQLQHRHSGQPRCVRPATAAKKKVRFAEYDVVLEPCSNNEEHRSLRRQRPTAGAAGGGQSHLHAHAQFSF